The Acinonyx jubatus isolate Ajub_Pintada_27869175 chromosome B3, VMU_Ajub_asm_v1.0, whole genome shotgun sequence genomic interval gcgccccaagagtatggacttaactgattgagccacccaggcagcccaaacATACATCTTAAGGCTAGATTTAGCATATAGGTCCCAGCTAGATTCCTGTAAGTGGTACCATTGGGTCAGGAGGAAGGGAGTCTACAAAGTTTCCCCCAGGTAAGAAATTCTCCTGGGAAGGTGCAAAGGTGGAAACAGCACAGAATTTATGGGCATATTGCTTGGCAGAAGTTACAGTAAAAAGGccgataaaaaaataagacaaccagatttggaagtttgtatctgaaacaataaacaaaagtgAACCATTTGTAGGTTCTTTAGAACTAAATGCTATCAGAGAAAAACACTTCCAGCAGATCAAATAGGAGAGGCATGAAGTAATGAAATTTTGATTTTGGGTGGTTACGGTGAAAACAACTTCAACTAATCTTTAAGACTTGAAGAACTGTATTAAAAgggcaaacagaaaataaattcttcttttaatGATTTCAGATTTTCCAGGCTGGACAGCCCAGAAACGACAGAATCCTAAGGTCTCAATAAACGTTACAGGGAAACTGTTAGTAAGCTACCTGACAATCAGAGATGGGGGACCGGCAGAATCTACTACATAATTAGTACAGCCCACAGCAAGATTAAAGTGCGAGGTGCTTGTTCAAAAAGCAGGCATTTCAGTTGGCGAGAGCAGACCATTAAACCAAGAGTAGGGTCCAGTACAGATCGCACGCCCGTTAAGATGACGGCTCTAGCGACCAGAAACGACAAGCTTTCATCTAGCGGTCTAGAGACCTAGAGGCGTCCTCGGGTCTGACCACACCCATTCCTGACCTCAGGGGCCCAGGGAGAGTTAACACTTATAAAAGAGCGCGGACTAGAGGCGCTGAAGTGCAGCTTGGACCCCGGACCTTTGCACTTGGCGCGGCGAGGACACTCGACTTCCAGCCTGGGAGAAGATCCCGAGACGTAGCACGTCCTGGCCTTGGACTCAGCCGCTTATTCATAAACCCGGAGGAAGGATAGGAGGCGGCGCTCGTGCACTCGCCGGACTCCCAGAGCGGAGGCGGCACGCCGGGGACCTAGGGTCTAGGGAAGGTCTGCAAATCCCGGAGAGCCGAGAGGCTTCCAAGGGGAACAGACGGAACCGGAAAGGCCCCTAGAAACCCACGGGTGTGTTAGGGAGCGTCTGCAAAGACCGCGAAGGGAAGCCAGGAGTCATCTGAAAAGTTGCCAAAGCAACTAAAGGGTGGTCTAGAAAAGGTAGTCCCCACAAAACAAGGCTTCCGGAAGCTAAACCCGGAAGCGAGGGTGTGGAGGCCTAGATCCCCTTGTGTGACGTGATCACACCCCAAAGGCACCGGTCACCCCTTAGGGCCGGGCTGACTGAAGCTACAGCCAGCAAAATAAGGCTGGAGCCGGGTCGGGAGGAAGGCGAAAGGGAGGCCCTTAGAGATCGTCTGAAAATTGCGAAGGCAAAAGAACTTTAGGGGCCGACGGCAAATTATCCCTCGGTAAGACACCTCTAGGTAGCGAATTTATTGCAAGCCCCGCCCCTCACCCATCAAGCCTAGTTCCGTTGTCTCCGAATCAGGAAGTAGCCGGTTCCCCACTACTCCTCCCAAGGAAGAGCGAACGCCCCACCTCTGTCGCGCgcttttcctcccctcccacccttcaCGCACTTTCTCCCGCCCACCTGTCAATCACTGTGCTCAGCTGTCCAGTTGGCGGGCCAAGGGGGCGGGGCCGTCAGGGGCAACGCGTGACGTCGGCAGTCCTCCGGCCGGGAAGCCAGGAGATGCATGACGGAGGAGGCGCGTGACGGAGGAGCAGTTGGCCAACGCTGCGGCCGCAGTCGGTGTAAACAAGGCCTCGCGCTGCTGCGGGTCCTGCGACCGCTCCTGGCTGGTGGGTGGTTTCGCGCGCGGCAGTAACCGCCGGCTTCAGTGGGAGGGGCTTCTCggcttctccctgcctcccccacttggCGTACACACCCCCAGCACACCACGTGGGCGTGAGGCGAGGAAGGAAGGGGTGTTAGGCTGAATTCTAACTTCATTGGTTGTCGCTGCTGCCCGCTTTCGCAAAGAAGCGCTCTGATTGGTCGGTAAGGGGGGCGTCGGGGGGTCTCAGAGCCTTAAGGCTTCTGATTGGTTACATGAGATAAGCTAATGAGGCGCTTTCTTCCGCGAGGGGTTTTGATTGGTCAGCCAGAGAGATTACCTGGGAATTCACCCACCTACTCCCCCCAGGGACTTTGATAGGTGAGTTTGAGGTAGAAAACTGAGAAATTCCTCTTCAAAGGATTCTCATTGGTGAGCTAGGGTAGCTCCTTAGACTTcactctctgatttttttttttttttttttttttttttttttttgcttcacaGGATTGGGGAAGGTTTGTGGTCCTGAAGCCTTGGGAGTTGTCACAGGCTAAAGAGAAGGGGTCTCAGTCCCTAGGAAGGGTCGCCCTCCTAGAGATAGCTACCTCTCTATCTCAGGAGACACTGGTGTTTCTAGAGCAGGCTTTGCTTTCATCAAACCCAAGGAGGTGACACGAGGAGTCCCTGCACAGGACCTAATGATGCTGTGATCAGAAGATGGGATCACGGAACAGCAGTAGCGCAGGAACTGGGTCCGGAGACCCCTCCGAGGGCTTGCCCCGAAGAGGGGCTAGCCTGCGTCggagtgaggaagaggaagaggaggatgaagATGTGGATCTGGCCCAGGTACTGGCCTATCTCCTCCGCAGGTAACTTACCCTCTGATGTGTCCCCACCAGGGACCACCACAGTCCCTTGATCCCAACTCCAGGCAGTGAAGTTGAAGAGGATAGGGAATGGGATTAGCCCAGACCAGCTGTTCTGTTTGAGCTTCCCTTCTGGACATTCATGGCACTCATCTCAATACACAACAAGAGTAGTTCTTAATTAGGGAGGGTCACGAAGACAAACTCACTTCTGTGTTTGAGGGAACTGTTCAGGGGAGCCTCTCTAGCTGTTTCTACACAAATGTAAGCTATTTTCcaagtaagtaaaaaataaaatgaaaatggggcCCTGATGGAAGAGGAGTGATGTGAGGGGTAAAGAGAAGAGCTGGGGAGGTGGGTGTTCAACTTCTGTGAAGTTATTGACATGTGATATGAGGCCATGTGGACTTACTTGAAAAACAAGTTTAAATTAACCTAACTCTAACCCTGTTCTTGAGGAAAGAATGCTTTGAGGAAATTGACCACCAGCACTTAACCAAAAAGGTTTGCCACTGGCTTTGTTGTTTAGCTGTAGCTCCTTGGCAAGAAGACAAGCCTGGGGATCCCTTTAGTTCTATTCTGGACTCCTCAGGCAAGAGGCTCAGAAGGAAATGCTCTTAAAACTTTTAGCTCCCTAGGAAGTCAGTTTAGTAGGTTTGTCAACATCCACGGAATGTTGCGGTTCTCCGCTCCTGCTGTAAGCATGAAGATTCGTTTCCTACTGTATCTTATAGGAGACTGAATATTACAGCCAAGGTCCAGTCAGCCTCAAACTTCAAAACAGGGACAGTGTAGGGTTTGAGTAGTAGGTGGATAGCCACTGACTCTGAATTTGGTTGGTTTGGGGAAGGGATCCTCCCTTTTATCATGGGCATCTCTCCATAGAGGCCAAGTGAGGTTGGTGCAGGGAGGAGGTGCAGCAAATTTACAACTCATCCAGGCCCTCTCAGACTCGGAGGAAGAGCATGACAGTGCCTGGGATGGCCGTCTTGGGGACCGATACAACCCACCTGGTAAGAGGAAAGGCAGACTGAAACCCTAACATTGGAAGACTTTCATtagaaaatcctttttcttttcttttgattttttttttgtaagaacatATGTTAAACTGAAATAAGATGAGATAACTCAGGGAATGAGGGAGCCTTCACAGCTGTAGTATATTCGGCCACATTGAGTGGGCTGGAGCACAGTTCTGCGGCTGCAAAGCCTAGGATGAAACTTCTCCTTGATACTCACAGTGGACGCAACTCCTGACACCCGGGAGCTGGAATGCAATGAGATCAAGACACAAGTGGAATTGGCCACAGGGCGGCTGGGGCTTAGACGGGCAGCCCGGGAGCACAGCTTTCCTCAAATGCTGCACCAGGTAGGCCTCTCAGCCTCCACCCAGCCTGGCAGCAGGCCTCCTGAGGTAGCCAGAAACTCTGTCTGCCccagagaagagggaaataaacttTCCAAGGAAGCCTCAAGTGCTGGAGCTGGAGACTTCTTAGCCAGTCTACGTCGGAGTTTGGTGGGACACACTAGTGTGTGTGGTGTCTATTTCTGTAGCGAGAGCAATCTCTTTGGAGGAGGGGGCTTGGTGTGGCTGCAGTGGCCCTCTGTTTGTGCTAGCAATATTCCCCAATCCCTTCCTTTAGAGAGAACGGGGCCTCTGCCACCGGGGAAGCTTCTCCCTTGGAGAACGGTCTCGAATGATGTCTCAGTGAGTATGGGGCTTGGTGGAGAGACTCTAAGGGCCAGATAGGTTTTATCCCCTAAACTTTGAAGGGACAGGTATAAAAGGATGGTCAGGGATATTAAAGTTAAATGGGGTCAAAGTTTGAGAGTAAACAAACTGGAAAAGCATAGGAACTGAGAAGACAAACAAATGATTGTAAGAACAGGGATTATACCCCAGGCCAAAAGGGAAGTTCGCCCTCGTACTCACACCCAGCTCTATTAGGATTCTGCTAACCGGGATAATCCTCATCCTCAGCAACCTTTACCttcactttccctctccctccccagcttctTGCCCAACGATCTGGGTTTCACTGATACCTACTCTCAGAAAGCTTTCTGCGGCATCTACAGCAAAGATGGTCAGATCTTCATGTCTGCCTGCCAAGGTACCAGTCCCTGGTCCTACGAACTACCCTGAAACAAGGAATATACCCCCTGACTGAGGCTAGAAAGCCTCAGACTGAGGGAACGCTGACCCTGGGTTAGGATGCTTAGCCAGAACACATTCCCCATGATCAAGGGAAGATTCCACAGATGTACAGAGAAGGAGAGGTCAGATCTAGAGAGGATGCAAGAAGAGGGTTCCCTAATTCTGCCTGATCCCCACTTACCCAGACCAGACAATCCGACTGTATGACTGCCGGTATGGCCGCTTTCATAAATTCAAGAGCATCAAGGCCCGGGATGTAGGCTGGAGCGTACTGGACGTGGCCTTCACCCCTGATGGGAACCACTTCCTATATTCCAGCTGGTCTGATTACAGTGAGTATGCCCCAGACTTCTACTGGCTCTCCAGCCCAGGACCCAAGGTCTCCCGAATGCCCACGTCCATTGTGCCAGGACTTTATCCCTTCTCCTGGGAGGATCACTCCCAGGGTCTGACATCCTTGCCCTTTGTTCCATCTCCTGCCCAGCTTCActtccaccctccttcccccagctCTGAAAGATTCTTGTCTCTCTTGCCTTTCTTAGTTCATATCTGCAACATCTAcggggagggagacacacacactgCCCTGGATCTAAGGTACTGGCTTCCCTCCTTGGGCAGACTCATCAGAAACTTCTCAAGAGGAAGGCTCTCCAGGAGCAAACCTCCTGAACTGGAACTCCTGCTTAGAGGGAGAAAGTACACTGGTTGCAAGTGTCTCTGTGCGGATTCCTGGGAGGGAAGCGCCCATCCTTTTCAGCCAGAGAACCAGGGTAAAACAGATGGTTGCGGGATTATTTCCGCGTCCTCACTGAGGTGATCCACATTCTGGCACGCATTAGCCGGACTTCCTTTTCCCCTTAGAAGTGTGCCTTACAATCCTCATCAGATTCTGTGCAGATCAACAAAGGCTGAGGGGAGTCCACTTAACCCAGTTCCTTCTATGCTCTTTTCAGGCCAGATGAGCGTCGCTTTGCTGTCTTTTCCATCGCTGTCTCCTCAGATGGACGGGAAGTGTTAGGAGGGTGAGTATTTGTAGGGGATGCACTCCTCAATTAATGAGGTAGGAGTTCTCCCAGAGACTGTACTGGACCCCACTATGGAGAAACAACCAGCCCTTCTCCAAGGTCAGGGTTTACGAGTTGCTTCACCTCTTGCTCACTGTTTCCCCAGCGTGAGATGGGACGTCTCAAACCTGCTTGCAAAAACACAGCTAACTTTTTTCCCACCTCCTGTGTAAGAAGAGACCAGGGCTTGCCCCTCAGCAGGACTTTGCAACAGGGACTCTCTAGAGCATACACAGCATAAGTCCTCTCAGTTCTGGCTCCAGGACCCTCTTTATCCCTTCCCTTTCAGGGCCAATGATGGCTGCCTATACGTCTTTGATCGAGAACAGAACCGGCGCACCCTTCAGGTAATGTCCTTGAAACTTAGAGCCTCTGCTTCCTGGTCTTTGGCCTATTAGAAGACCTAGAAAGAGGTCCTAGGTGTTCTGGCTTCCTTCTTCGCTAGATTGAGTCCCATGAGGATGATGTGAATGCAGTGGCCTTTGCTGACATAAGCTCCCAAATCCTGTTCTCTGGGGGTGATGATGCCATCTGCAAAGTGTGGGATCGACGCACCATGCGGGAGGATGACCCTAAGCCCGTGGGTGCACTGGCTGGACACCAGGACGGCATCACCTTCATTGACAGCAAGGTGGGCAGGGAAGCAGAACCGCACAGCCAGGTTATAGTTGTCAAAGTGGACTGGCATGGAAACTCACCAAGCTCCTTATTAGCTAAGGTTTGCAAGAGCTGGAGTTTAGGGAAGGGGCTTAAGCCGAGAAACATGAGCTCCATCTGTATTCACCAGTCCTCAAGGAGCAAGGCAGGGCTTtctgtggaaggaaagaagacaattAATCCAGGATAGAATAGGAGGCCCAGCCAGTCCCTGGGCAAAGAAGGGGAAAGCTAGCCAGGGGGTGGGATCTGTGGTAGAATACCAATGGTGAGCTCACCTGGATGAAGAAAGAGGCAAGCTAAGTCAAAGGACTGACATTCTTCCCCCTCACCTGGAGAAGCAGAGCTGGACTGACAGACCCCGATATTTGCAAACTCTGACACCTTGTTCCCCATCTGGGGATTCACAGGGTGATGCCCGGTATCTCATCTCCAACTCCAAAGACCAGACCATCAAGCTCTGGGATATCCGACGCTTTTCTAGTCGGGAAGGTATGGAAGCCTCACGGCAGGCTGCCACACAGCAAAACTGGGACTACCGCTGGCAGCAGGTACCCAAAAAAGGTGAGAGTGGAAGGTAGAACCTGAGATCTGGAGAATAAAGAGTCAGGGGTGGTAGTTAAAATAATTAACCCCTGGTAAGGCCTGGCATAGGCGCAGTGGATGTGACCGTAGCCTgggtccctctccccaactccctcTTGCTAGACATGAAGTCTTTGCTGAACTCTGGGGAGAGTTGGGGTTCCCGGGGCTGGGGCTCACTCAGAAACAACCAATACAAAAAGTATTTCAGTATCTTCACAACCAGCATGCTGAGCCATATTGGTGAACATTAGGTGGGGAAGGAGCCACCAGTCGGAGACTGGAAAGGCAGTTATCTGTAAGCATCAGTCTTTGCTGAGGACTGATGATACAGGAGAATCCAGACTCCCTAACCTAGGGCTCTCCATGCATCCCTACCCAGCCTGGCGGAAACTGAAACTTCCAGGAGACAGCTCCTTGATGACCTACCGGGGCCATGGGGTGCTGCATACCCTTATCCGTTGCCGATTCTCCCCCACCCATAGCACCGGCCAGCAGTTCATCTACAGTGGCTGCTCTACTGGCAAAGTTGTCGGTAAGGATTGTGTCAGAAGAGGGGGCCTTGGGAAAGGCAGGAATATTTCTCTGGCATTTCACCTGTTACCAGTAACCACCTTAAATGTCTTGATGGTGACTATAAGTGAGATTTAATTCAGTTTGGAGCAGGTTAGGCTTAGGGAAGTAGAAAACATTGTATTcactagcactttttttttttttttaagagagagtacaagtgtggaaggggcagagggagagggagaaagagaatctccagcaggctccacgcccagcgtgAGCCAGAcgcaggctcaatcccatgaccctggaatcatgacgtgagccgaaatcaaaagtcagacgcttaaccgactgagccacccagacaccctaacATGTTAAATTAGGAAAAggaacataggggcacctgagtggcttagtcagttaagcgtctgactttcgatttcggctcaggtcatgatctcatggttcgtgagttcgagccccacgtcaggctctgtgctgacagctcggagcctcgagcctgcttcagcttctgtgtctccctctctctctacccctgcccactcaccttctgtttctctcaaaacaaataaacattaaaagaaggaaCATAGGCTTCTATTTAGTAAATATAATAATAGATTGCCAAAAATATacttagttctatttttttagcctgtcaaggaaagaaagagattgcAGATGAAaagccggcggggggggggggggggcgcggaaaTGGAGGGCAGGGACAAATAGGATGACACAAGAAGACAAGCTCATAGTAAAGGACATGCAGTCATTAAAGCAGAAAGTGTGCAGAAAGACACAAATACATGTACAGCTATGAGGAGCCTAAGACAGTGCCATACCTAGGGAGGCACTCAGGGGCCCACTCAGAAAGGAAGATGCACCCCTGTCCAGAAGACTCCAAAAGACTCGGGTGTCTGTGCAGATAGCCCATTGTTCACTTTTGTTGTGCCTTCCATATCTTATGGGTTTCATAGAAAATTGTTGTAAAGAGCTTTAAAGCCACATTACATTTTCTTAACTTTTGACCCTGTGAAGTTTAGGTAAGGGCCAGGGAGAGGTATCCAAGCTCTGCCAGACCACACACTCAAGCCGAggtagggaaaagaaagagaaattacatcATCCTCTGGTGTGGGCTTTGCTCCTTGTGAAAGTGGGGAAATTGCCCTAGAGGTAAGCAGTACTGTTCAGGAACTGTGAGGGGTATTTAGAAGGTACTCTGGCAGCCCCGTCTCCACTCTGACCTTCCCTGGACAGTGTACGACCTCCTCAGCGGCCACATCGTGAAGAAGCTGACCAACCACAAGGCCTGCGTGCGTGACGTCAGCTGGCACCCCTTTGAGGAAAAGATTGTCAGCAGTTCGGTGAggtggcaggggttgggggggccAGTGCATGTCTGGGACTTGGACCTAGGCAGGGCAGCACCCCCTGACTACTTGCCACCTTCTGCCCTGCAGTGGGATGGGAACCTGCGTCTCTGGCAGTACCGCCAGGCCGAGTATTTCCAGGACGACATGCCAGAATCTGAGGAGCCCCTCAGCGCCCCTGCCCCAGTGCCCCACCCCTCTGCAGCCTTTTCCTCACCCCAGTAGACCTGATCTCCAGCCCCATACACCGGTGAGCCTCTTACaagctctctgcctcctcccttccgGGAGATCTGTGGGGGAATCCCTAGCATTGGATGGGGAGGAGCACAAGCCCAGGCTTTGGGGCCCTAGCTGAGCCCTAGAAGGGCCTCCCCAAGGGGCAGAGTAACTCTGTCTCCTCATGTGCTCACACCCAGTGGCTTGGGTGTCTATCTCTGGCCAGGGTTTGGCAGGACTGCCATTATCTGGGGTGTGGCCTTTGTCAGCAGGAGAACTGTCCTGAGTGTTTTTAATCATGTTTGGATGTTAAGTGTTAGCTCCTAGAATAGATGCCCGGGGCCAGGTCTgaactgagctgtcagccagaccCTTCCCTGGCCTTCATGTTGAGGATTAGACTGGCCAATCCGAGGGCCAGGCATCCTGGCCCTTCTTCCAGAGGTCCTGAAGGCTAGAGCTCTAGCCGTTTAGGGGAGGGTGGGATGAGTAAGGCATATCGTTAGCACCCTCCTGGGTGGGAATTAGATCTTCTCTCTCTATGTCTGGGTCTTTGGGGTGGGACAGGTTGTGGTGTGAGAGGCTCCATGTGGCCCCACACAGGGCAGGCCCTCCCTTCCCAGACTTCCATCATGCTGGAGGCCAGCAGCTTCCAGGAGGGATGTTGAAGTAGGACTCCTTCGTCCTCTCACTGGCTTTGGCTCCCTCAATAAATTCTCTGTGGGAACCTGGCtcagtgtctgtctctgtctcattctttttcctgtctAAGGCCTTTTATCCTCTCACTTCAAGAAAGTAGTATCCACAAAGCCTTCAGATATGCTTCTCTGTGGGAGAAAACACCCCTTTGATGCCCCCAAGATGAAGAGAAATGCCAAAATCATTTGTTAACTGTGCTCTGCAACAGGCAACTCCCTCACTGAACTCAGAAACTTCCAGCAAGTAGAAATTGAGATAGCAGGAAGTAAGTGCATTTTAGATTAGAACCTGGAACACCCACATCAGCTTTGTTCTGGGGCTGGCCTTGGAGCTGGTGCGGTCTATGAGAAGTAGCTCAGAGCCAGAGAGAACTGGATGGGCACTGATGCCAGGCCCCATCTGGGTGCTTCACACTGAGGACCTCATCCACCCTCACAGCCACCCTttgtacaggtgaggaaatggcaATGTGAAGAGGTCAGGCAACATGCCCCAGATATAATAGATTGCCAAAAATATCTTTGGGGTGGGACAGAGCAAACCCATGGTTTATGGTCAGAAGGAGAGTTGGTTAGGGTCCACACCCAGCTCTGATCTACCTTTCTTTGTGATATTTCATTATCCCTAATGCAATTTGCAAACCAGCATACACACCTCCAAGTGTTCTCAAAGACACAGCAAGGGGTAAAAGGGATTCGTCTTTCACAGCAAAACAGGTAGTTTTAAAAGAGTAGATTCTCCAGCTGCTCGGCCCACATGTGATCTCTTTCCTCTGACTGATCTGCCTAATGTGAAACTATCATGCCTGTCTCCCTTCCTACTGGGCCTCCTCATTCCCCTTCTGTCACTTCACCCCAGAGATGCCACCCATCTCACACAGAACCTGTATTACCTCCAGAAgcaaattacaatttttaatatcCTCAAAGGCTCCTTTAATCAAGGCCTCAAGGACCATCCATTCTTCATATCAAGAGATGaatttccagggcgcctgggtggctcagtcagttaagcatctgacttcggctcaggtcatgatctcatggttcatgggtttgagccctgtgtcaggctctgtgctgacagctcagagcctggaacctgcttcagattctgtgtctccctctctctctgccactctcctacttgtgctccatccacctctctctctttctccccctctctctctctctcaaaaataaacattaaaatttttttaaaaaaagagatgaatttcCAATACAATTTTAGCTTATTAATTATCAGGAATATGTGAAATCTgactgatgattggataaagaagaggtatacatatatatacaatggaatattacttggcgatcagaaagaatgaaatcttgccatttgtaatgatgtggatggaactagagtgtattacgctaagtgaaataaattggtCAGAGAAACCACatggtttcactcatgtggaatttaagaaacaaaacatgaacataggggaaggggtggggagagaagagagggaaaccacaagaggctcttaatgatagagaacaaactatggattgatggaggtgggtgggagatgggctagatgggtaatgggtactaaggagggcacttgttgggatgaggactgggtgttgcatggaagtgaCGACTCACCAAATTCTCcggaaaccaatattgcactgtatgttaactaactaaaaaaaatttaaaaaaaaaattttttttaacgtttatttatttttgagacagagagagacagagcatgaacaggggaggggcagagagagagggagacacaatccgaggcaggctccaggctctgagctgtcagcacagagctcgacgtggggctcgaattcacggaccatgagatcatgacctgagctgaagtcggacgcttaaccgaccaagccacccaggcgcccctaaaaaaaatttttttaactaaagtttaaatttaaaaaaaaccaaagctacaaaaaaaaaagtgaaatctttgcTGTactaattatacattttatattattaacaATTATTATGAAAACTTTATCCAGAAGAAAAACGTTTTAATTTGCATTGGCAATTTAATTTGCATtggcagcacagaggctgcttgggacttactctctctctctcaaaataactttaaaaaaattaaaattaagcttCAAGTTACAGACTTTTTTTGGCAGAGACGTGATCAATAAAAGACTTTCAGAGGGCGACTGGATGACTGAGTCGGatgagcatctgaccttggctcaggtcatgatctcacagctcgtgagttcaagccccgtgtccgactctgtgctgacagcttggagcctggagcctgctttggattctgtgtctccctctctctcagtgtGAAACTatctcgcattctgtctctctctctctctctctctctctctctctcaaaaataaacattacaaaaattaataaaaaataaagaactttcagGCACAAAAACATTAGGATAAATTCTGTAGGGGAAgtctaatagaaatataatttctgaCTATTAAGATCTTGTCATGTGTTTTTTAAGTGGATAATGGTAAGATATATAGTCACTGTAGGGTTTCGATTCCATTGGGTATATTTAAAAGAGTGATCTATAGAAAATGTGTTGGAAATTATGTTCTGTGCaactatttaaaattacaatgggggcgcctgggtggctcagtcggttaagcgtccgacttcgactcaggtcatgatctcacggtccatgagttcaagccccgcgttgggctctgtgctgacagctcggagcctggagcctgcttcagattctgtgtctccctctctctctgaccctcccccgttcatgctctgtctctgtctcaaaaataaataaaacattaaaaaaaaattttttttaattacaatgaaaaattttttgtCAACTTAAAAATGTGTGAGAGGTTCTATAGGTCTTCATGTTGGGGTCCATAAACAGGAACTATGTCGAGGTATGGCTTTAGGATCTGGAAGGAATCAGATTGATTAGTCAATGTTGATCAGTTTATGAATGAGGGCATGGAGGACCAAGG includes:
- the DCAF11 gene encoding DDB1- and CUL4-associated factor 11 isoform X1 — its product is MTEEARDGGAVGQRCGRSRCKQGLALLRVLRPLLAGGDTRSPCTGPNDAVIRRWDHGTAVAQELGPETPPRACPEEGLACVGVRKRKRRMKMWIWPRGQVRLVQGGGAANLQLIQALSDSEEEHDSAWDGRLGDRYNPPVDATPDTRELECNEIKTQVELATGRLGLRRAAREHSFPQMLHQRERGLCHRGSFSLGERSRMMSHFLPNDLGFTDTYSQKAFCGIYSKDGQIFMSACQDQTIRLYDCRYGRFHKFKSIKARDVGWSVLDVAFTPDGNHFLYSSWSDYIHICNIYGEGDTHTALDLRPDERRFAVFSIAVSSDGREVLGGANDGCLYVFDREQNRRTLQIESHEDDVNAVAFADISSQILFSGGDDAICKVWDRRTMREDDPKPVGALAGHQDGITFIDSKGDARYLISNSKDQTIKLWDIRRFSSREGMEASRQAATQQNWDYRWQQVPKKAWRKLKLPGDSSLMTYRGHGVLHTLIRCRFSPTHSTGQQFIYSGCSTGKVVVYDLLSGHIVKKLTNHKACVRDVSWHPFEEKIVSSSWDGNLRLWQYRQAEYFQDDMPESEEPLSAPAPVPHPSAAFSSPQ
- the DCAF11 gene encoding DDB1- and CUL4-associated factor 11 isoform X2, translating into MGSRNSSSAGTGSGDPSEGLPRRGASLRRSEEEEEEDEDVDLAQVLAYLLRRGQVRLVQGGGAANLQLIQALSDSEEEHDSAWDGRLGDRYNPPVDATPDTRELECNEIKTQVELATGRLGLRRAAREHSFPQMLHQRERGLCHRGSFSLGERSRMMSHFLPNDLGFTDTYSQKAFCGIYSKDGQIFMSACQDQTIRLYDCRYGRFHKFKSIKARDVGWSVLDVAFTPDGNHFLYSSWSDYIHICNIYGEGDTHTALDLRPDERRFAVFSIAVSSDGREVLGGANDGCLYVFDREQNRRTLQIESHEDDVNAVAFADISSQILFSGGDDAICKVWDRRTMREDDPKPVGALAGHQDGITFIDSKGDARYLISNSKDQTIKLWDIRRFSSREGMEASRQAATQQNWDYRWQQVPKKAWRKLKLPGDSSLMTYRGHGVLHTLIRCRFSPTHSTGQQFIYSGCSTGKVVVYDLLSGHIVKKLTNHKACVRDVSWHPFEEKIVSSSWDGNLRLWQYRQAEYFQDDMPESEEPLSAPAPVPHPSAAFSSPQ